The Longimicrobium sp. genomic interval TCAGCGGTTCGCGGCGGTCAGGTGGCGCAGCCATGGTACACGCGCTTGCCGTTCCGCTCCAGCGTGGCGGTGTCCGCGTTCACTTCGAAGCGCAGCCCTCCCGTTTCGTAGCTGTCGCCGGTGCCGGCGCGCACCTGGGTGAGCGTGATCTTGTCCGTATCGCCGGGAAGCAGGAGGCGCACGCCGCCGTCCTGGAACCACGCGGTGATGCGGACGCCGCCTTCGCAGGTGAAGGTGACTTCGTTCTGCCGGGAGTCTTTGACGTTGGTGCACGCGGCCAGCAGTGTCACGCACGCCCCCACGATCCATCGACCACTCACTGCGTCCTCCAGGGAATCGGACCCGCCGCCCCGGAGCCGCCGGGGAACCATCCTCCTTCGGCAAACAGCGAGCCCGCGCGACGGCCGTCGCCGGATCGTTACGAACCGGAGCGCGTGGAATGGTGCGCATCGCGTGGTTTGGGGGATGCGCGGGGCACGGGCAGCCACGTGGGGCGGCCCCTACGGGATCGGTGTGCGGCGCAGGGGTCGCGGCCGGGGCAAGGGTGGGCAGACACGCAGGTCTGCCCCTACCGGCATTGGGGTACGACGGCAGGGCGCGGCGAGACGCAGGGCACGGGCGCGATAAATCGCGCCCCTACAGGGCATCTGCGAAGCGCGCGCGGAGTTCTCCCCCTCACCCGCCCTGCGCCCCCGCAGGCGGGGGAGGGGGCCGGGGGGAGGGGGCCCTCCGCGGCACCAAAGTCCGCCCCCTCTCTCGATAACAGAGGGCGCAGCCCTCTCCTGTTATCGGGAGAGGGGGCAGTCGAGTGTAACGAGACGGGGGTGAGGGCCTACGGCACCAGCGGTATCCGCACCGTGAACGTGCTCCCCTCGCCGACCGTGCTGGCGACCTCGACCGTGCCGCCCAGCATGTCCACCAGGTGGCGGGTGACGCTCAGGCCGAGGCCGGTGCCGCCGGCGCGGCGGATGGAGGACTGCTCCACCTGCCAGAAGGCGTCGAAGATGCGGCCCTGCTGCTCCGGCGCGATCCCGATTCCCGTGTCCGAGATGCGCAGCACCGCCTCGTCGTCCTCCGCGCGGACGGCGAGGCGCACCTCGCCCGCCTCGGTGAACTTGACGGCGTTGGAGAGGAGGTTCAGGAGGATCTGCCTCACCTTGCCGGGATCGGAGACCACCCACAGCGGATCGGCGGAGGTGTCCACGGGGAAGCGGAGATCCTTGCCGCGCGCCATCGGCTCCACCATCTCCGCCGTGTCGCGGGCCAGCTCCGCCAGGTCGAAGCGCTCCACGCTCACCTGCTCGCGCCCTGCCTCGATGCGCGAAAAGGTGAGGATCTCGTCGATGAGCTGCAGCAGGTGCCTTGCGCTGGCGCCGATGCGGTTGAGCTGCTCGCGCTGCGCATCCGTGAGGGGGCCCGCGACCTCGGCGTCCAGCAGGTCGGCGTAGCCCAGGATGGCGTTCATGGGGGTGCGCAGCTCGTGGCTCATGGTGGCCAGGAACTCGCTCTTCGTCTCGCTGGCGTCCAGCGCGGCCGTGTAGAGCCGCGCGTTGTCCACGGCGAGCGCCACCCGCCGCGCCAGCTCGCCCAGCGCCTCCGCGTCCGCACGGTCCAGGGTGCGTCCGGAGGGGCCGGTGGCGATGCGCACCGATCCCAGCATCTCGCCGCGCGCGATGAGGGGGGCTGCCAGGTACGAGCGCACCCCCGGCAGCTCGCCCGGCCCCAGCGCCAGCGTCTCGCCGGCCGCCAGGCGCTCCTCCAGCGCAGCGGGGAGCGCGGGGAGCGCGGGGAGCGCATTACGGTCGGGCGCGGAGGCCACCATCCGCTCGCCGCCCTCGAAGGGGTGCAGCTCCAGCGAGAAGCAGTCGGCCAGCAGCGGCACGGCGAGCTCGGCGAGGCGCGCGGGCATCCGCTCGGCTTCGAGCGACGCGGCGAGGACGGCGCCGGCGTCGCTCAGGAAGCGCTGGCGGTCCTCGGCGCGGCGGCGGTCCTCCACGTCCGTGCAGAGGCCGACCCATTCGCGGATCTCGCCGCCGGGCTCGAACACCGGCACCCCGCGCGCCAGAAAGGTGCGGTAGCCGCCGTCGCGCATGCGCAGGCGGTACTCCGTGTCGTACGTGCCCTGCTCGCGCACGGCGTCGTCCCACGCCTGCGCGGTGCGGGGGCGGTCGTCGGGGTGCACCGCGTCCAGCCATCCCCATCCCAGCAGCTCGTCCGTCGACTGGCCGGTCAGGTCGCGCCAGCCCGGGAGGTCGGTCGATAGGCGCCCCTCCGCGTCGGTGGTCCACACGACGTCCGCGGTGGCCGAGGCGAGCACGCGCAGGCGCTCCTCGCTCTGGCGCACCACGCTCTCCGCCTCGCGCACGCGCAGCAGGGCGCGGATGGTGGCCAGGAGCTCGCGCGGCTCCACGGGCTGCGCGAGGTACGCGTCGGCGCCGCCCTCCAGACCCAGCGCGCGGTGCTCCGGGTCGCGGTAGGCGGCGGACATGTGCAGGAGGGGGATGGTGGCCGTCTCGGGGTCGGCCTTGATGCGCCGCGCCACCTCGAAGCCGTCCACGTCCGGCAGGTTCACGTCCAGGATGATGAGGTCCGGGCACTCCCCGGCCCGCGCCAGCGCCTCCGCACCGGTGGTCGCCTCCAGCACGCGATAGCCGGCCTGGCGCAGCACGCGCGAGGTGGCGTACAGCGCGGCCGGATAGTCGTCCACGTTGAGGACGGTGAGGGTACGCTCTTGGGTCATCCCTGCGCCGCGGGCTCGGTATAGGTGAAGGGGATGACGAGCGAGAAGACCGATCCCGCCCCCGGGGTGCTCTCCACGCCCAGGTCGCCCCCCAGCAGCACGGCCAGCTTGCGCGAGAGGGGAAGCCCCAGCCCGCTCCCGCGCACCCGCCGCTGCAAGTGGCTCTCCACCTGCGCGAAGTCGCGAAAGATCCGCTCCCGGTCCTCCGGCGCGATCCCGATTCCCGTGTCCGCCACCCGGAAGACGACCGTGTCCTGGGCGGGCCCGCGCGCGGCGGAGATCCGCACCTCGCCCCGCTCGGTGAACTTGAGGGCGTTGGAGATGAGATTGCGGAGGATCTGCGCCACCTTGGCCTCGTCGGTGTGCAGATCGGGGAGGTCCGGCTCCGCCTCCCACACCAGCGGCGGCGCCTTTTCGTCGATCAGGGGGCGGAGCATGGCGCGCACCGCGTTGTACACGTCGTCCACCGTGAACCGCGAAGGGCGCACCTTCACCTGCCCCGCGTCCATGCGCGACGCGGCCAGCAGGTCGTCCACCATGTCCAGCAGGTCGCGGGCGGAGCGGCGCACGAACCCCACCTGCGTCTCCTGCTCCTCGGTGAGCGGGCCGTCGGTGCGGGCCAGCAGCAGGCCGCTCAGCGCCAGGATGGAGTCCAGCGGCGTGCGGAACTCGTGGCTCATGTACGACAGGAACTGCGCCTTGAGGTCGTTGGCCTGCCCAAGCTGCTCGGCGCGCTGGTCCAGCTCGGCGTAGAGCGCCACCACGCCGCGGTTGGTGTCCTCCAGCTCGCGATTGAGGCGCTCCAGCTCCTCCTTGCGCTCCTCCAGCGCGGCGAGGGCGCGCAGCACTTCGCGGTTCTGCTCGTGCAGCTCGTGCACGGGCTCGGGCGGGGCCGCCCGCACCAGCTCCGCGGCGATGCGCGCCACCTCCGCCTCGGCCAGCCGCGCGCCGGGCGGGAGACGCATCGACATCACGACCGTCGTCCCACGCCCCTCCGCCGTGTCGATGCGAAAGGTGTCCATCAGCCGCCGCGCGCCCGTGATCCCCGCGCCCAGCCCGGTGGGCGAGGCGTAGCGCCCGCCGAGCACCTCTTCCAAGTGGGGGATGCCGGGGCCGCGGTCCGCCACGCGCACCGCCAGCGAGCCGTCCGCCACGAACAGCTCCACCGTGCCGCCGCCCGCGTAGCCGTAAGCGTTGCGCGCGATCTCGCTGACGGCGGTGGCGATGCGGGTGGCGTCCTGCCTCTCGAAGCCGGCGCGCTCGGCGGCCTCGCGGGCGCGGCGGCGGGCGATCACCACGTCCTCCTCGCGCAGCAGCGGCAGCGACAGCAGCGGAAGCTCGCTCACGGGGCGACCGGAAGGGTGAAGTGGAAGATGGCGCCCTCGTTGGGTGCGCTGGTGACCGAGAGCATTCCGCCGTGCGCCTCCACGATGCCGCGTGCGATGCTGAGCCCCAGCCCCACGCCGCGGCGGTCCGCGCGCCCCGCCTGCCAGAAACGGTCGAAGGCGCGCTCCACCTGCTCCGCGCTCATCCCCGGCCCCGTGTCCGCGACGGAAAAGCGCACCGCCCCCTCCGCGCACGCCGCGCCCAGCGTGACCGCGCCGCCCGCGGGGGTGAACTTGACGGCGTTCCCCGCCAGGTTCGCGAACACCTGCAGCACGCGGTCGCGGTCCGCCAGTACCGCCGGCAGCGTGCCCGCGCATTCGGTGAGGAGCTCCACGCCGTTCTCCTCCGCGGGGCCGCGCATCACCTCGGCCGCGTCGGCAAGGAGGCCGGGCACCTCCACGGGCGCCACGTCCACCGCCAGGCCGCCGGATTCGATGCGGGTGACGTCCATCAGGTCCTCCAGGAGGCGGTTTGCGCGGCGCGCGGCGCGGTGCATCACCCCCACCTGCTGCCCCTGCGGCGTCGCGAGCACCTCCGCGGGGAGCGTGTCCAGCAAAAAGGCGGCGGCGGTGATGACGCTCCCCACCGGGTTGCGCAGGTCGTGCGACACGATGGCGAGCACGGCGTCCCGCGCGCGCGACGCGGCTTCGGCGCTCCGGCGGGCCTCGGCCTCGCGGTCCGCGCGGTCGCGCAG includes:
- a CDS encoding MliC family protein; the protein is MSGRWIVGACVTLLAACTNVKDSRQNEVTFTCEGGVRITAWFQDGGVRLLLPGDTDKITLTQVRAGTGDSYETGGLRFEVNADTATLERNGKRVYHGCAT
- a CDS encoding ATP-binding protein codes for the protein MTQERTLTVLNVDDYPAALYATSRVLRQAGYRVLEATTGAEALARAGECPDLIILDVNLPDVDGFEVARRIKADPETATIPLLHMSAAYRDPEHRALGLEGGADAYLAQPVEPRELLATIRALLRVREAESVVRQSEERLRVLASATADVVWTTDAEGRLSTDLPGWRDLTGQSTDELLGWGWLDAVHPDDRPRTAQAWDDAVREQGTYDTEYRLRMRDGGYRTFLARGVPVFEPGGEIREWVGLCTDVEDRRRAEDRQRFLSDAGAVLAASLEAERMPARLAELAVPLLADCFSLELHPFEGGERMVASAPDRNALPALPALPAALEERLAAGETLALGPGELPGVRSYLAAPLIARGEMLGSVRIATGPSGRTLDRADAEALGELARRVALAVDNARLYTAALDASETKSEFLATMSHELRTPMNAILGYADLLDAEVAGPLTDAQREQLNRIGASARHLLQLIDEILTFSRIEAGREQVSVERFDLAELARDTAEMVEPMARGKDLRFPVDTSADPLWVVSDPGKVRQILLNLLSNAVKFTEAGEVRLAVRAEDDEAVLRISDTGIGIAPEQQGRIFDAFWQVEQSSIRRAGGTGLGLSVTRHLVDMLGGTVEVASTVGEGSTFTVRIPLVP
- a CDS encoding ATP-binding protein, which codes for MSELPLLSLPLLREEDVVIARRRAREAAERAGFERQDATRIATAVSEIARNAYGYAGGGTVELFVADGSLAVRVADRGPGIPHLEEVLGGRYASPTGLGAGITGARRLMDTFRIDTAEGRGTTVVMSMRLPPGARLAEAEVARIAAELVRAAPPEPVHELHEQNREVLRALAALEERKEELERLNRELEDTNRGVVALYAELDQRAEQLGQANDLKAQFLSYMSHEFRTPLDSILALSGLLLARTDGPLTEEQETQVGFVRRSARDLLDMVDDLLAASRMDAGQVKVRPSRFTVDDVYNAVRAMLRPLIDEKAPPLVWEAEPDLPDLHTDEAKVAQILRNLISNALKFTERGEVRISAARGPAQDTVVFRVADTGIGIAPEDRERIFRDFAQVESHLQRRVRGSGLGLPLSRKLAVLLGGDLGVESTPGAGSVFSLVIPFTYTEPAAQG
- a CDS encoding sensor histidine kinase; this encodes MTPLWSLVLRDEQDVVLARQRARHAALLVGFDAQGATRIATAVSEIVRNAQAYAGGGTVEIGVREERDVRSLAIRVADRGPGIPHLDEVLAGRYRSRTGMGVGLTGTRRLMDAFAVETTGTGTVVTMAKRLPAGAAPTEAALERAADTLAREVSHDAAAEVRRQNQELLRLLASLEERQDELARLNAELEETNRGVLALHAELRDRADREAEARRSAEAASRARDAVLAIVSHDLRNPVGSVITAAAFLLDTLPAEVLATPQGQQVGVMHRAARRANRLLEDLMDVTRIESGGLAVDVAPVEVPGLLADAAEVMRGPAEENGVELLTECAGTLPAVLADRDRVLQVFANLAGNAVKFTPAGGAVTLGAACAEGAVRFSVADTGPGMSAEQVERAFDRFWQAGRADRRGVGLGLSIARGIVEAHGGMLSVTSAPNEGAIFHFTLPVAP